One genomic window of Bactrocera dorsalis isolate Fly_Bdor chromosome 4, ASM2337382v1, whole genome shotgun sequence includes the following:
- the LOC105227234 gene encoding uncharacterized protein LOC105227234 has product MKYFCKFLIILLTINSLTKFINGHNEEDGSDDGKNYYEDAGEGEDYEDYDGEYDYGDVEYYDDSKENKMELPEDCISLKYLKLKRICDIGYPEVLGQNYEDMLVDVNEPYAVFQFPYEDTNRYFFTFQKSAIFDCQYLQVIDVRNYKCFNASDVGEDIVLTKGVLQCLNQPSSAIDLLLATCSSQLNESAVFTALHYSTLATLARSSTSGKERLRMEWCLHLWFVALLYILLATKK; this is encoded by the coding sequence atgaaatatttttgtaaatttctgaTAATATTGTTAACAATAAATTCTTTGACAAAATTCATAAACGGACATAATGAAGAGGACGGTTCCGATgatggtaaaaattattatgaagaTGCTGGCGAAGGCGAGGACTATGAGGATTATGATGGCGAGTATGATTATGGCGATGTAGAGTATTATGATGATAGTAAGGAGAATAAAATGGAATTACCGGAGGACTGTATATCACTGaaatatctaaaattaaaaCGAATTTGTGACATTGGGTATCCGGAAGTTTTGGGTCAAAATTACGAAGATATGCTCGTGGATGTGAATGAACCGTACGCTGTTTTCCAATTTCCATATGAGGACACAAATCGctactttttcacatttcaaaAAAGCGCTATATTCGACTGTCAGTATTTGCAAGTGATCGATGTACGAAACTATAAATGTTTTAATGCATCGGATGTGGGCGAAGATATAGTCTTGACCAAGGGTGTGTTGCAATGTCTCAATCAGCCATCCTCGGCCATTGATTTGCTCTTGGCAACTTGTTCATCTCAACTGAATGAGAGTGCGGTATTCACCGCTTTGCATTATTCCACTTTGGCAACGTTAGCGCGCAGCAGCACAAGTGGCAAAGAGCGTCTGAGAATGGAGTGGTGCTTGCATTTGTGGTTCGTGGCATTATTGTACATTTTATTAGCAACTAAAAAGTAA